One genomic window of Roseateles sp. DAIF2 includes the following:
- a CDS encoding SpoVR family protein has product MLPLKQRPARPLPAPSDWTFELVEEYHEVIRQTAERYGLDTYPNQLEVISSEQMMDAYASVGMPVNYRHWSYGKEFIATERNYKRGQMGLAYEIVINSDPCIAYLMEENTMAMQALVIAHACYGHNSFFKGNYLFRMWTDASSIIDYLVYAKNYVAECEERHGLDTVEQLLDSCHALMNHGVDRYRRPSKLSLAEERARQHDREHYAQQQINDLWRTLPRGKDKAEEEKGSRRFPEEPQENLLYFIEKNAPLLEPWQREIVRIVRKIAQYFYPQRQTQVMNEGWATFWHHRLLNTMYDDGYLSDGMMIEWLKSHTNVVAQPPMANLNPYALGFAMYTDIKRICEAPTEEDRRWFPDIAGAPWLPTLDHAMRNYKDESFIGQYLSPHLMREFRLFSIIDDEHQSEYEISAIHDEAGYQHVREALSRQYDLSTREPNIQVWNVNLRGDRSLTLRHTQHLNRPLHDSAQEVMKHVARLWGFGVQLESVNDAGDVTKRWSVPAPAH; this is encoded by the coding sequence ATGCTGCCGCTGAAGCAGCGCCCCGCCCGGCCCCTGCCCGCGCCCAGCGACTGGACCTTCGAACTGGTCGAGGAGTACCACGAGGTGATCCGCCAAACCGCCGAGCGCTACGGCCTGGACACCTATCCGAACCAGCTGGAGGTGATCAGCTCCGAGCAGATGATGGATGCCTATGCCTCGGTGGGCATGCCGGTCAACTACCGCCACTGGAGCTACGGCAAGGAGTTCATCGCCACCGAGCGCAACTACAAGCGCGGCCAGATGGGCCTGGCCTACGAGATCGTCATCAACTCCGACCCCTGCATCGCCTACCTGATGGAGGAGAACACGATGGCGATGCAGGCCCTGGTGATCGCCCATGCCTGCTACGGCCACAACAGCTTCTTCAAGGGCAACTACCTGTTCCGCATGTGGACCGATGCCTCGTCCATCATCGACTACCTGGTCTATGCGAAGAACTATGTGGCCGAATGCGAGGAGCGCCATGGCCTGGATACGGTCGAGCAGTTGCTCGATTCCTGCCATGCGCTGATGAACCATGGCGTGGACCGCTACCGCCGGCCGTCCAAGCTCTCGCTGGCCGAGGAACGCGCGCGCCAGCATGACCGCGAGCATTACGCCCAGCAGCAGATCAACGACCTCTGGCGCACCCTGCCGCGCGGCAAGGACAAGGCCGAGGAGGAAAAGGGCTCGCGCCGCTTCCCCGAGGAGCCGCAGGAGAACCTGCTGTACTTCATCGAGAAGAACGCGCCACTGCTGGAGCCCTGGCAGCGCGAGATCGTGCGCATCGTGCGCAAGATCGCGCAGTACTTCTATCCGCAGCGCCAGACCCAGGTGATGAACGAGGGCTGGGCCACCTTCTGGCACCACCGCCTGCTCAACACCATGTACGACGATGGCTATCTGAGCGACGGCATGATGATCGAATGGCTGAAGTCGCACACCAATGTGGTCGCGCAGCCGCCGATGGCCAATCTGAACCCCTATGCGCTGGGCTTCGCGATGTACACCGACATCAAGCGCATCTGCGAGGCGCCCACCGAGGAGGACCGCCGCTGGTTCCCCGACATCGCCGGGGCCCCCTGGCTGCCGACCCTCGATCACGCGATGCGCAACTACAAGGACGAGAGCTTCATCGGCCAGTACCTGAGCCCGCACCTGATGCGCGAGTTCCGCCTGTTCTCGATCATCGACGACGAGCACCAGAGCGAATACGAGATCTCGGCGATCCATGACGAGGCCGGCTACCAGCATGTGCGCGAGGCCCTGTCACGGCAGTACGACCTCTCGACCCGCGAACCCAATATCCAGGTCTGGAACGTCAACCTGCGCGGCGACCGCTCCCTGACCCTGCGCCATACCCAGCACCTGAACCGGCCCCTGCACGACAGCGCGCAGGAGGTCATGAAGCATGTGGCGCGGCTCTGGGGCTTCGGCGTGCAGCTGGAGTCGGTCAACGACGCCGGAGACGTCACCAAGCGCTGGAGCGTCCCAGCACCCGCCCATTGA
- a CDS encoding penicillin acylase family protein, whose protein sequence is MKKPLGALRAQVLTPVALATLTLVLSACGGGGDGSNPADAPTTGAAQYEAELRYTSYGVPHVKAANFKGLGYGYGYAFATDHVCLFAQELVTMRGERSKFFGAADAKGVPVTYLGQSGTVTPNLASDFFYKLYMTPAQAAAMKAAAGQETRDLVSGFVAGYNRYLRDQGANGLPNDCKGAPWVRPMTEEELYWRFSQAAMTGSSMAFINAVGSAQPPVVKTAALLPGAKALQKKSTQLALLNSPLIRATDVLFEHAIGSNGYGLGKGVTQSGTGIVMGNPHFPWWGALRLHQLHLTIPGQFDVMGATLLGAPVPLIGFNKDVAWTHTFSTDNRFTLFQLKLDPADPTRYQVDGAYKAMSKTALSVEVLQPDGTLATQQRTLYGTDFGPLLSDGSTFAWSSAAAFAIRDANYTNYKLIDQVILNAKATSADSLRQNLATHSALPWVNTMAADKGGKALFANYSVAANVSDAQLASCVNSPTAQFLLATRGQVLMDGSKSSCNWSGAIGAAERPYVLRDDYVVNANDSHWLPNEQVRLSKHPKIIATGPNAEGMPQGERTRMGIVQVQDRMSGADGLAGTGFTVANLQQVYAKSRFYKAEIWLDEFLAANCAGKPAPIKAKDKNGVDTDITRACGVLAIWKKTEGLTDPGALLFRNFYESAGELKESAYWRVAFDPADPVRTPRGFNTAANAKALTALADAVQLMNKAGIALEEVNARKQVIVRDSAPIPLPGGRYTFNNVRGELSNGLYGDPVYGNSYMQFVTFDANGPVAEGLLTYSQSSHILSPQFSDQTKLYSDIFLKGAKWAKLPFSEAEIKADPAYRSLSLRE, encoded by the coding sequence ATGAAGAAGCCGCTGGGCGCTCTGCGTGCGCAAGTCCTGACCCCTGTCGCCTTGGCGACGCTGACGCTGGTGCTGAGCGCCTGCGGCGGTGGTGGCGATGGCAGCAACCCGGCCGATGCGCCGACGACGGGCGCCGCGCAGTACGAGGCCGAGCTGCGCTACACCAGCTATGGCGTGCCGCATGTGAAGGCGGCGAACTTCAAGGGCCTGGGCTATGGCTATGGCTATGCCTTCGCGACCGACCATGTCTGCCTGTTCGCGCAGGAGCTGGTGACGATGCGCGGCGAGCGCTCGAAGTTCTTCGGCGCCGCCGACGCCAAGGGCGTGCCCGTCACCTATCTGGGCCAGTCCGGCACGGTGACGCCCAACCTGGCTTCGGACTTCTTCTACAAGCTCTACATGACGCCGGCCCAGGCCGCGGCGATGAAGGCTGCGGCGGGGCAGGAGACGCGCGACCTGGTCAGCGGCTTCGTGGCCGGCTACAACCGCTACCTGCGCGACCAGGGCGCCAACGGACTGCCCAACGATTGCAAGGGCGCACCCTGGGTGCGGCCGATGACCGAGGAGGAGCTCTACTGGCGCTTCAGCCAGGCGGCGATGACCGGCAGCTCGATGGCCTTCATCAATGCGGTCGGCAGCGCGCAGCCGCCGGTCGTGAAGACCGCCGCGCTGCTGCCCGGCGCCAAGGCGCTGCAGAAGAAGAGCACCCAGCTGGCGCTGCTGAACAGCCCGCTGATCCGCGCCACCGACGTGCTGTTCGAGCATGCGATCGGCTCCAACGGCTACGGCCTGGGCAAGGGTGTGACGCAGAGCGGCACCGGCATCGTGATGGGCAACCCGCATTTCCCCTGGTGGGGCGCGCTGCGCCTGCACCAGCTGCACCTGACGATCCCGGGCCAGTTCGACGTGATGGGCGCGACCCTGCTGGGCGCGCCGGTGCCGCTGATCGGCTTCAACAAGGATGTGGCCTGGACCCACACCTTCTCGACCGACAACCGCTTCACCCTGTTCCAGCTGAAGCTGGACCCGGCCGACCCGACCCGCTACCAGGTCGACGGTGCCTACAAGGCGATGAGCAAGACCGCGCTGAGCGTCGAGGTGCTGCAGCCGGACGGCACGCTCGCGACCCAGCAGCGCACGCTCTACGGCACCGACTTCGGCCCGTTGCTGAGCGATGGCAGCACCTTTGCCTGGAGCAGCGCCGCGGCCTTCGCGATCCGCGACGCCAACTACACCAACTACAAGCTGATCGACCAGGTCATCCTGAACGCCAAGGCCACCAGCGCCGACTCGCTGCGCCAGAATCTGGCCACGCACAGCGCGCTGCCCTGGGTCAACACGATGGCGGCGGACAAGGGCGGCAAGGCGCTGTTCGCCAACTACTCGGTGGCCGCCAATGTCAGCGACGCGCAGCTGGCCAGCTGCGTCAACAGCCCTACGGCTCAGTTCCTGCTGGCCACGCGCGGCCAGGTGCTGATGGACGGCAGCAAGAGCAGCTGCAACTGGAGCGGCGCGATCGGCGCGGCCGAGCGCCCCTATGTGCTGCGCGACGACTATGTCGTCAACGCCAACGACAGCCATTGGCTGCCCAACGAGCAGGTGCGCCTGAGCAAGCATCCGAAGATCATCGCGACCGGCCCCAACGCCGAGGGCATGCCGCAGGGCGAGCGCACCCGCATGGGCATCGTGCAGGTGCAGGACCGCATGAGCGGCGCCGACGGCCTGGCCGGCACCGGCTTCACGGTGGCGAACCTGCAGCAGGTCTATGCCAAGAGCCGCTTCTACAAGGCCGAGATCTGGCTGGACGAGTTCCTGGCCGCCAACTGCGCGGGCAAGCCGGCGCCGATCAAGGCCAAGGACAAGAACGGCGTCGACACCGACATCACCAGGGCCTGTGGCGTGCTGGCGATCTGGAAGAAGACCGAGGGCCTGACCGATCCGGGTGCGCTGCTGTTCCGCAACTTCTACGAGAGCGCCGGCGAGCTGAAGGAGTCCGCCTACTGGCGCGTGGCCTTCGATCCGGCCGATCCGGTGCGCACGCCGCGCGGCTTCAACACGGCCGCGAACGCCAAGGCGCTGACGGCGCTGGCCGATGCGGTGCAGCTGATGAACAAGGCGGGCATCGCGCTGGAGGAGGTCAACGCGCGCAAGCAGGTGATCGTGCGCGACAGCGCGCCAATCCCGCTGCCCGGCGGCCGCTACACCTTCAACAATGTGCGCGGCGAGCTGTCGAACGGCCTGTACGGCGACCCGGTCTATGGCAACAGCTATATGCAGTTCGTCACCTTCGACGCCAACGGCCCGGTAGCCGAGGGCCTGCTGACCTATTCGCAGAGCAGCCATATCCTGAGCCCGCAGTTCTCGGACCAGACCAAGCTCTACTCGGACATCTTCCTGAAGGGCGCCAAATGGGCCAAGCTGCCGTTCAGCGAGGCCGAGATCAAGGCCGACCCGGCCTATCGCTCGTTGAGCCTGCGCGAATAA
- a CDS encoding FAD-binding oxidoreductase: MNAPAHLPAAAERRAVPPAMLQALQARFGEQRCSTALALRQQHGRDESPFDVDPPDCVVFAESTEEVAFVMAQAHAHGVPVIPYGAGSSLEGHLLAVQGGVSLDVSRMKSILHVHAEDLTVTVQAGVTRNQLNAEIRHQGLFFPIDPGADASLGGMAATRASGTNAVRYGTMRENVLGLTVVTPEGEVIRTGSRARKSSAGYDLTRLFVGSEGTLGVITEVSLRIFPLPEAVSAAICFFPSIDAAVQTTIQIIQLGVPIARCELLDAHSVRAVNLHDKLGLREAPMLLMEFHGSEAGVAEQAKTVQEIARDFGGEDFDWATTPEARTRLWTARHHAYLSALQTKPGCRCVTTDTCVPISRLAESINESVQEVEAAGLPYFIVGHVGDGNFHLGYLIDPEIPAERETAERLSAQMVQRALRLDGTCTGEHGIGLHKQGFLVEEAGEGAVDMMRRLKLALDPKNIMNPGKIFSL; encoded by the coding sequence ATGAATGCACCCGCCCACCTGCCGGCCGCCGCCGAACGCCGTGCCGTGCCGCCGGCGATGCTGCAGGCGCTGCAGGCCCGCTTCGGCGAGCAGCGCTGCTCGACCGCGCTGGCGCTGCGCCAGCAGCATGGGCGCGACGAGTCGCCCTTCGATGTCGATCCGCCGGACTGCGTGGTGTTCGCCGAAAGCACCGAGGAGGTGGCCTTCGTGATGGCCCAGGCCCATGCCCATGGCGTGCCGGTGATCCCCTATGGCGCCGGCTCCTCGCTGGAGGGGCATCTGCTGGCGGTGCAGGGCGGGGTCAGCCTCGATGTCTCGCGCATGAAATCCATCCTGCATGTGCATGCCGAGGACCTGACCGTCACGGTGCAGGCCGGCGTGACGCGCAACCAGCTGAACGCCGAGATCCGCCACCAGGGACTGTTCTTCCCGATCGACCCCGGCGCCGATGCCTCGCTGGGCGGCATGGCGGCCACGCGCGCCAGCGGCACGAACGCGGTGCGCTACGGCACGATGCGCGAGAACGTGCTGGGCCTGACCGTGGTGACGCCCGAGGGCGAGGTGATACGCACCGGCTCGCGTGCCCGCAAGAGCAGCGCCGGCTACGACCTGACGCGCCTGTTCGTCGGCAGCGAGGGGACCCTGGGCGTGATCACCGAGGTCAGCCTGCGCATCTTTCCGCTGCCCGAGGCGGTGTCGGCCGCGATCTGCTTCTTCCCCAGCATCGATGCCGCGGTGCAGACCACGATCCAGATCATCCAGCTGGGCGTGCCGATCGCGCGCTGCGAGCTGCTGGACGCGCATTCGGTGCGCGCCGTCAATCTGCACGACAAGCTGGGCCTGCGCGAGGCGCCGATGCTGCTGATGGAGTTCCACGGCTCCGAGGCCGGCGTGGCCGAGCAGGCGAAAACGGTGCAGGAGATCGCGCGCGATTTCGGCGGCGAGGACTTCGACTGGGCCACCACGCCCGAGGCCCGTACCAGGCTCTGGACCGCGCGCCACCATGCCTATCTGTCGGCGTTGCAAACCAAACCGGGCTGCCGCTGCGTCACCACCGACACCTGCGTGCCGATCTCGCGCCTGGCGGAATCGATCAACGAATCGGTGCAGGAGGTGGAGGCCGCAGGCCTGCCGTACTTCATCGTCGGCCATGTCGGCGACGGCAATTTCCACCTGGGCTATCTGATCGACCCCGAGATCCCGGCCGAGCGCGAGACCGCCGAGCGACTGTCGGCCCAGATGGTGCAGCGCGCGCTGCGCCTGGACGGCACCTGCACCGGCGAGCATGGCATCGGCCTGCACAAGCAGGGCTTCCTGGTCGAGGAGGCCGGCGAGGGCGCGGTGGACATGATGCGTCGGCTGAAGCTGGCGCTGGACCCGAAGAACATCATGAACCCGGGGAAGATCTTTTCCCTGTAG
- a CDS encoding cob(I)yrinic acid a,c-diamide adenosyltransferase, with protein sequence MANRLSQIATRTGDDGTTGLGDGTRVPKDHLRVMAMGDVDELNSQIGVLLAEPLPDDVRELLVTIQHELFNLGGELCMPGYQLIKDDAVLRLDEALAHYNAALPRLAEFILPAGTRSAAVAHVCRTVARRAERAVVTLAGQETINAAPRQYLNRLSDLLFVLARVLNRANLDGLGGDDVYWHSERLKRQEAADN encoded by the coding sequence ATGGCCAACCGACTTTCCCAGATCGCAACCCGCACCGGCGACGACGGCACGACCGGGCTGGGCGACGGCACCCGCGTGCCCAAGGACCATCTGCGCGTGATGGCGATGGGCGATGTCGACGAACTGAACTCGCAGATCGGCGTGCTGCTGGCCGAACCGCTGCCGGACGATGTGCGCGAACTGCTGGTCACGATCCAGCATGAGCTGTTCAACCTGGGCGGCGAGCTCTGCATGCCCGGCTACCAGCTGATCAAGGACGACGCGGTGTTGCGCCTGGACGAGGCGCTGGCCCATTACAACGCCGCCCTGCCCCGCCTGGCGGAATTCATCCTGCCCGCCGGCACCCGTAGCGCCGCCGTCGCCCATGTCTGCCGCACCGTCGCGCGCCGCGCCGAGCGGGCCGTGGTCACCCTGGCCGGGCAGGAGACGATCAACGCCGCGCCGCGCCAGTACCTGAACCGCCTGTCGGACCTGCTGTTCGTGCTGGCCCGGGTGCTGAACCGCGCCAATCTCGACGGCCTGGGCGGCGACGACGTCTACTGGCACAGCGAGCGGCTGAAGCGGCAGGAAGCCGCGGACAACTAG
- a CDS encoding PrkA family serine protein kinase: protein MDVISSFAARYERTRVEELSLEEYLAECKRNPLAYATSAERMLQAIGEPQMVDTRNDTRLSRIFANKTIKIYPAFAEFYGMEEAIEQVVSYFRHAAQGLEEKKQILYLLGPVGGGKSSIAERLKYLMELVPFYALAGSPVNESPLGLFNAAEDGPLLEKEYGIPQRYLNRIMSPWAVKRLEEFGGDIRRFKVVKRYPSVLRQVGVAKTEPGDENNQDISSLVGKVDIRKLETFAQDDPDAYSYSGGLCLANQGLLEFVEMFKAPIKVLHPLLTATQEGNFKGTEGFGAIPFDGIVLAHSNESEWKTFRNNKNNEAFLDRIYIVKVPYCLRVSEEVKIYEKLIRGSSLGEAKCAPGTLKMMSQFAILTRLKEPENSSLYSKMQVYDGENLKDTDPRAKSYQEYRDYAGVDEGMSGTSTRFAYKIISKVFNFDSAELAANPVHLMYVLEQQIEREQFPAELEQKYVGFIKELLAPRYAEFIGKEIQTAYLESYSEYGQNIFDRYVTYADYWIQDQEYRDTDTGEVFDRSALNAELEKIEKPAGISNPKDFRNEIVNFVLRARANNAGKNPTWTSYEKLRTVIEKKMFSNTEELLPVISFNAKASADEAKKHENFVQRMVDKGYTAKQVRLLCEWYLRVRKSS, encoded by the coding sequence ATGGACGTGATCAGCAGCTTCGCCGCTCGCTACGAACGCACCCGGGTCGAGGAACTCTCGCTGGAAGAGTATCTGGCCGAGTGCAAACGCAACCCGCTTGCCTACGCCACCTCGGCGGAACGCATGCTGCAGGCCATCGGTGAGCCGCAGATGGTGGACACGCGCAACGACACGCGCCTGTCGCGCATCTTCGCCAACAAGACGATCAAGATCTATCCGGCCTTCGCCGAGTTCTACGGCATGGAGGAGGCGATCGAGCAGGTCGTCAGCTACTTCCGCCATGCCGCGCAGGGGCTGGAGGAGAAGAAGCAGATCCTCTACCTGCTGGGCCCGGTCGGCGGCGGCAAGAGCTCGATCGCCGAGCGCCTGAAGTACCTGATGGAACTGGTGCCCTTCTATGCGCTGGCCGGCTCGCCGGTCAACGAATCACCGCTGGGCCTGTTCAACGCCGCCGAGGACGGCCCGCTGCTGGAGAAGGAATACGGCATCCCGCAGCGTTACCTGAACCGCATCATGAGCCCCTGGGCCGTCAAGCGCCTGGAGGAGTTCGGCGGCGACATCCGGCGCTTCAAGGTGGTCAAGCGCTACCCCAGCGTGCTGCGCCAGGTCGGCGTCGCCAAGACCGAGCCGGGCGACGAGAACAACCAGGACATCTCGTCGCTGGTCGGCAAGGTCGACATCCGCAAGCTCGAGACCTTCGCGCAGGACGACCCCGATGCCTACAGCTATTCCGGCGGCCTGTGCCTGGCGAACCAGGGCCTGCTGGAATTCGTCGAGATGTTCAAGGCGCCGATCAAGGTGCTGCATCCGCTGCTGACCGCGACACAGGAAGGCAACTTCAAGGGCACCGAGGGCTTCGGCGCGATCCCCTTCGACGGCATCGTGCTGGCGCACAGCAATGAGAGCGAGTGGAAGACCTTCCGCAACAACAAGAACAACGAGGCCTTCCTGGATCGCATCTACATCGTCAAGGTGCCCTACTGCCTGCGCGTCAGCGAGGAAGTGAAAATCTACGAGAAGCTGATCCGCGGCTCCTCGCTGGGCGAAGCCAAGTGCGCCCCCGGCACCCTGAAGATGATGAGCCAGTTCGCGATCCTGACGCGCCTGAAGGAGCCGGAGAACAGCTCGCTGTACTCCAAGATGCAGGTCTACGACGGCGAGAACCTGAAGGACACCGACCCGCGCGCCAAGAGCTATCAGGAGTACCGCGACTACGCCGGCGTCGACGAGGGCATGAGCGGCACCAGCACGCGCTTCGCCTACAAGATCATCTCCAAGGTCTTCAACTTCGACAGCGCCGAGCTGGCCGCCAATCCGGTGCATCTGATGTATGTGCTGGAACAGCAGATCGAGCGCGAGCAGTTCCCGGCCGAGCTGGAGCAGAAGTACGTCGGCTTCATCAAGGAGCTGCTGGCGCCGCGCTACGCCGAGTTCATCGGCAAGGAGATCCAGACCGCCTATCTGGAAAGCTATAGCGAGTACGGCCAGAACATCTTCGACCGCTACGTCACCTATGCCGACTACTGGATCCAGGACCAGGAGTACCGCGACACCGACACCGGCGAGGTGTTCGACCGCTCGGCGCTGAACGCCGAGCTGGAGAAGATCGAGAAGCCCGCCGGCATCAGCAACCCCAAGGACTTCCGCAACGAGATCGTCAACTTCGTGCTGCGCGCGCGCGCCAACAACGCCGGCAAGAACCCGACCTGGACCAGCTACGAGAAGCTGCGCACCGTGATCGAGAAGAAGATGTTCTCCAACACCGAGGAGCTGCTGCCCGTCATCAGCTTCAACGCCAAGGCCAGCGCCGACGAGGCCAAGAAGCACGAGAACTTCGTGCAGCGCATGGTCGACAAGGGTTACACGGCCAAGCAGGTGCGACTGCTCTGCGAGTGGTACCTGCGGGTGCGCAAGAGTTCCTGA
- a CDS encoding OmpP1/FadL family transporter produces MRFSPTPLMLGLLCAMGTSSALASGYHFGSQSAAAQGTANANAAEAADPSVLFYNPAGMTRLDGTRASGVLNVVVPSTKYEDQGSVTSFGLPISGGNTKKFIKTTAVPHGYFTHKLSNDMSLGLAVFVPFGSKTEYDKGWAGRYTALSTELTTIAVNPSIAFKLSPKVSLGAGLTAQFMDGKLQKGADFGSGALGSVVAQQVAQAAAAQPGVPLELIRAAVLNRLGGMIKQASGNPLYSGGVDVKGDDWGFGFNLGLMYEYDKDTRFGIAYRSSIKHKLKGSATWDVQTAATNLGSLLNTALPGAGDQVRASLLARYTNSDAGLEIKTPESLAFNFFKQHERFGVMGDFTWTRHSRFKELRIDFANTLADSNTPENWTDTLRASLGLTYQWSDALQLRGGVAFDQSPVTPRNRTASLPDNDRSWLSAGLNWKLDAKRSIDLAASYVHVKDGQIDQFDTGGYATCTAADAVPKNTSSCATTRGRYKVDSLLFGVQYNHQF; encoded by the coding sequence ATGCGCTTTTCGCCCACTCCTCTGATGCTCGGTCTGCTGTGCGCAATGGGCACCTCGTCCGCGCTGGCATCGGGCTACCACTTCGGTTCCCAATCGGCCGCCGCGCAGGGCACGGCCAATGCCAACGCCGCCGAAGCGGCCGATCCCTCGGTGCTGTTCTACAACCCGGCCGGCATGACCCGCCTGGACGGCACGCGCGCCTCCGGCGTGCTGAACGTCGTGGTGCCCAGCACCAAGTACGAGGACCAGGGCTCGGTCACCTCCTTCGGCCTGCCGATCAGCGGCGGCAACACGAAGAAGTTCATCAAGACCACTGCGGTGCCGCATGGCTACTTCACGCACAAGCTGTCCAACGACATGTCGCTGGGCCTGGCGGTGTTCGTGCCCTTCGGCTCCAAGACCGAATACGACAAGGGCTGGGCCGGCCGCTACACCGCGCTGAGCACCGAGCTGACCACGATCGCGGTGAATCCCTCGATCGCCTTCAAGCTGAGCCCCAAGGTGAGCCTGGGCGCCGGCCTCACCGCTCAGTTCATGGACGGCAAGCTGCAGAAGGGCGCGGACTTCGGTTCCGGCGCGCTGGGCAGCGTCGTGGCGCAGCAGGTGGCTCAGGCCGCCGCGGCCCAGCCCGGCGTGCCGCTGGAGCTGATCCGCGCCGCGGTGCTGAACCGTCTGGGCGGCATGATCAAGCAGGCCTCGGGCAACCCGCTGTATTCCGGCGGCGTCGATGTCAAGGGCGACGACTGGGGCTTCGGCTTCAACCTCGGCCTGATGTACGAGTACGACAAGGACACCCGCTTCGGCATCGCCTACCGCTCCTCGATCAAGCACAAGCTGAAGGGCAGCGCGACCTGGGATGTGCAGACCGCCGCCACCAACCTCGGCTCGCTGCTGAACACCGCCCTGCCCGGCGCCGGCGACCAGGTGCGCGCCAGCCTGCTGGCCCGCTACACCAACAGCGACGCCGGCCTGGAGATCAAGACGCCCGAGTCGCTGGCCTTCAACTTCTTCAAGCAGCATGAGCGCTTCGGCGTGATGGGTGACTTCACCTGGACCCGCCACTCGCGCTTCAAGGAACTGCGCATCGACTTCGCAAACACCCTGGCCGACAGCAACACGCCGGAGAATTGGACCGACACCCTGCGCGCCTCGCTGGGCCTGACCTACCAGTGGAGCGACGCGCTGCAGCTGCGCGGCGGCGTGGCCTTCGACCAGTCGCCGGTGACGCCGCGCAACCGCACCGCGTCCCTGCCCGACAACGACCGCAGCTGGCTGTCCGCCGGCCTGAACTGGAAGCTGGACGCCAAGCGCTCGATCGATCTGGCGGCCAGCTATGTGCATGTGAAGGACGGTCAGATCGACCAGTTCGACACCGGCGGTTACGCCACCTGCACCGCCGCCGACGCCGTGCCGAAGAACACCTCCAGCTGCGCGACCACCCGTGGCCGTTACAAGGTGGACTCGCTGCTGTTCGGCGTCCAGTACAACCACCAGTTCTGA
- a CDS encoding YeaH/YhbH family protein: MLQQIIDRRLSGKNKSIGNRERFLRRHKEQIREAVRRAVDGRGIRDMERGEDVHIPKRDLSEPVFGHGEGGTREVVRPGNTEHVRGDRIPKPQGGQGQGGGGQASDSGEGDDDFVFHLSKEEFMQVFFEDLALPNLARTTLADTPEWKTQRAGYVSDGTPTNLHVVRSMRGALGRRIALGMDKRRELHELEERLELLHREDQRKPDVKALLAETEARIAHLKQRIGAIPFLDPIDLRFRNRIRVPVPTTRAVMFCLMDVSGSMDEARKDLAKRFFILLYLFLTRHYEKIEVVFIRHHTQAQEVDEQNFFHATETGGTVVSSALVLMEEIIRARYSPTEWNIYGAQASDGDNWHHDSGRCRELLTDKILPLCRYFAYVQVAEAEQNLWEEYAKLADEEPRFAMRKAVEVAEIYPVFRDLFKKEGAAV, from the coding sequence ATGCTGCAACAAATCATCGACCGTCGGCTGTCAGGGAAGAACAAATCCATCGGCAACCGCGAGCGCTTCCTGCGCCGCCACAAGGAGCAGATCCGAGAGGCGGTCAGGCGCGCCGTGGATGGCCGGGGCATCCGCGACATGGAGCGCGGCGAAGATGTGCATATCCCCAAGCGGGATCTGAGTGAACCGGTGTTCGGCCATGGCGAGGGCGGCACGCGCGAGGTCGTGCGCCCCGGCAATACCGAGCATGTGCGCGGCGACCGCATCCCGAAGCCGCAGGGCGGCCAGGGTCAGGGCGGCGGCGGCCAGGCCAGCGATTCCGGCGAGGGCGATGACGATTTCGTCTTCCACCTCAGCAAGGAAGAGTTCATGCAGGTCTTCTTCGAAGACCTGGCCCTGCCCAATCTGGCGCGCACCACCCTGGCCGACACGCCCGAGTGGAAGACGCAGCGCGCCGGCTATGTGTCGGACGGCACGCCGACCAATCTGCATGTGGTGCGCTCGATGCGAGGCGCCCTGGGCCGCCGCATCGCGCTGGGCATGGACAAGCGCCGCGAGCTGCATGAGCTGGAAGAGCGGCTGGAGCTGCTGCACCGCGAGGACCAGCGCAAGCCCGACGTGAAGGCCCTGCTGGCCGAGACCGAGGCGCGCATCGCGCATCTGAAGCAGCGCATCGGTGCCATCCCCTTTCTCGATCCGATCGACCTACGCTTTCGCAACCGCATCCGCGTGCCGGTGCCGACCACGCGCGCGGTGATGTTCTGCCTGATGGACGTCAGCGGCTCGATGGACGAGGCGCGCAAGGACCTGGCCAAGCGCTTCTTCATCCTGCTCTATCTGTTCCTGACCCGTCATTACGAGAAGATCGAGGTGGTCTTCATCCGCCACCACACCCAGGCGCAGGAGGTCGACGAGCAGAACTTCTTCCATGCCACCGAGACCGGCGGCACGGTGGTCAGCTCGGCCCTGGTGCTGATGGAGGAGATCATCCGCGCACGCTACTCGCCGACCGAATGGAACATCTACGGCGCCCAGGCCAGCGACGGCGACAACTGGCACCATGACAGCGGCCGCTGCCGCGAGCTGCTGACCGACAAGATCCTGCCGCTGTGCCGCTACTTCGCCTATGTGCAGGTGGCCGAGGCCGAACAGAACCTCTGGGAGGAATACGCCAAGCTCGCCGACGAGGAGCCGCGCTTCGCGATGCGCAAGGCGGTCGAGGTGGCCGAGATCTATCCGGTATTCCGCGATCTGTTCAAGAAGGAAGGAGCGGCGGTATGA